One stretch of Rathayibacter festucae DSM 15932 DNA includes these proteins:
- a CDS encoding carbohydrate ABC transporter permease yields MSTGTLSRPAPRTRPSVPAGPHRRVRSLGRGTRRWIGRVLIGLLVVVEAYPIFWIVMGSFKTQNEFFANPTWALPQSLDFSNYVSALTEGDLATNLRNSVLVTVPSLALMIMLGVAAAFALEVLVWRGRNTVLLLFIAGIMIPGQMILVPLFTVYFRTGLTNSLWPLIITYTVMGLPLTVFLMTAYFRAIPREIFEAAAIDGASMITAFWRVGVPMMRNAIITIALVEFFAVWNDLLIALTFTTNDELATVQVGLLNFSDEYGSTQYGPLFASISINILGMLVLYLFLNKQIMAGLAAGSVKG; encoded by the coding sequence GTGTCCACCGGAACCCTCTCCCGCCCCGCACCCCGCACCCGCCCCTCGGTGCCGGCCGGCCCGCACCGCCGGGTCCGCAGCCTCGGTCGCGGCACGCGGCGCTGGATCGGCCGCGTGCTGATCGGCCTCCTCGTCGTCGTCGAGGCGTATCCGATCTTCTGGATCGTGATGGGCTCGTTCAAGACGCAGAACGAGTTCTTCGCCAATCCGACCTGGGCGCTGCCGCAGAGCCTCGACTTCTCGAACTACGTCTCGGCGCTGACGGAGGGCGACCTGGCGACGAACCTGCGCAACAGCGTCCTGGTCACCGTCCCCTCGCTCGCCCTGATGATCATGCTCGGCGTCGCCGCCGCGTTCGCGCTCGAGGTCCTGGTCTGGCGCGGCCGCAACACGGTGCTGCTGCTCTTCATCGCGGGCATCATGATCCCCGGCCAGATGATCCTGGTCCCGCTGTTCACCGTGTACTTCCGGACCGGGCTGACGAACTCGCTCTGGCCGCTGATCATCACCTACACGGTGATGGGGCTGCCGCTGACGGTGTTCCTGATGACGGCCTACTTCCGCGCGATCCCCCGCGAGATCTTCGAGGCCGCCGCGATCGACGGCGCGAGCATGATCACCGCCTTCTGGCGGGTCGGCGTGCCGATGATGCGCAACGCCATCATCACGATCGCGCTGGTCGAGTTCTTCGCGGTCTGGAACGACCTGCTGATCGCGCTGACCTTCACGACGAACGACGAGCTGGCCACGGTGCAGGTCGGGCTGCTGAACTTCAGCGACGAGTACGGCTCGACGCAGTACGGACCGCTGTTCGCCTCGATCAGCATCAACATCCTCGGGATGCTCGTGCTCTACCTCTTCCTCAACAAGCAGATCATGGCCGGCCTCGCCGCCGGCTCCGTGAAGGGCTGA
- a CDS encoding glycoside hydrolase family 2 TIM barrel-domain containing protein has translation MHKWHLAEEAYWEDPRPGEGRRRPRADVLSDAPRLRLDGDWRFRLAPTAHGTGPGFADPLLDDADWDLLRIPSHWVLEGHGDPLYTNTAFPFPLDPPHLPEENPTGDHRLRFELPAGWPEGGRTVLRFQGVDSCGAAWLNGEPLGWSTGSRLPFEFDVTVPLRRGENLLAVRVQRWSAGSYLEDQDMWWLPGIFREVELLWRPDGAADDVLVTADYEDGTGTLLVRALDEAGGELPGVVRLPELGLEAPAGESVRQPVEPWSAESPRLYRGTLEVAGERIELAVGFRTVRIRDGVFTVNGAPVRLRGVNRHEHDPDRGRALDEATMRRDIELMKRANVTAVRTSHYPPHPAFLRLCDELGLWVLEECDIETHGFIYAGWQGNPPTDPQWRDALVDRISRMVARDRSHPSIVIWSLANESMVGESFDVLERVVRRLDPSRPIHYERDPSFRNSDFSSAMYPALEELEAIAERREPTPEGVVPGSPDDARRRRLPFVLCEYGHAMGNGPGSLDEYQRILESSERMAGGFVWEWIDHGFRATAADGSEHFRHGGDIDFQPNGGSYCIDGLLFPDRTPSPGLASLKRAIAPVAIDVAEGAIAIRSRQDVVDTAALRWRWRIEDDGALLAEGLLDVPAVPARGSVVVPFTAPVAGVLTVSAELAEAAPWAPAGHEVAWGQRLDVPPSAERRSSARVDDEEGMLRLGDALLDPRTGRLVSLGGVPVDGPLVDLWRAPTENDRGQGTLNALAASWSAVGLDRVLHRTVSVERDEHSITVTTRSGPATQTLAALSRLVWTAEEGALHLAARFAFTGAWQDTPHGHHSVTPPRLGLRLTLPGGYADADWLGRGPGESYADTVDAVRFGRFAASIDALQTPYVVPQENGNHVGTRRLTLTGPGLPPLVVTGDGFDFTARRWTSEALAAAAHPHELRDSGHVVLDLDVRQQGVGSASCGPALPERYRIPLEDASLELTFRLG, from the coding sequence GTGCACAAGTGGCATCTCGCGGAGGAGGCGTACTGGGAGGATCCCCGGCCCGGTGAGGGGCGGCGGCGGCCCCGGGCGGACGTGCTCAGCGACGCCCCGCGGCTGCGGCTCGACGGGGACTGGCGCTTCCGGCTCGCGCCGACCGCGCACGGGACCGGGCCGGGGTTCGCGGATCCGCTGCTCGACGACGCGGACTGGGACCTGCTGCGCATCCCGTCGCACTGGGTGCTCGAGGGCCACGGCGACCCGCTCTACACGAACACCGCGTTCCCCTTCCCGCTCGATCCCCCGCACCTGCCGGAGGAGAACCCGACCGGCGACCACCGCCTGCGCTTCGAGCTCCCCGCCGGCTGGCCGGAGGGCGGCCGGACCGTGCTGCGCTTCCAGGGTGTCGACTCCTGCGGTGCCGCCTGGCTGAACGGCGAGCCGCTCGGCTGGTCGACGGGCAGCCGGCTGCCCTTCGAGTTCGACGTCACGGTGCCGCTGCGGCGCGGCGAGAACCTGCTCGCCGTCCGGGTGCAGCGCTGGTCGGCGGGGAGCTACCTCGAGGACCAGGACATGTGGTGGCTGCCGGGGATCTTCCGCGAGGTCGAGCTGCTCTGGCGCCCGGACGGCGCGGCGGACGACGTGCTCGTCACCGCCGACTACGAGGACGGCACGGGCACCCTGCTGGTGCGCGCGCTGGACGAGGCCGGCGGCGAGCTGCCCGGCGTGGTGCGGCTGCCCGAGCTGGGCCTCGAGGCCCCGGCCGGCGAGAGCGTCCGGCAGCCGGTCGAGCCGTGGAGCGCCGAGTCGCCGCGCCTGTACCGCGGCACGCTCGAGGTCGCCGGCGAGCGGATCGAGCTCGCCGTGGGTTTCCGCACGGTGCGGATCCGCGACGGCGTCTTCACCGTCAACGGCGCCCCCGTCCGCCTGCGCGGCGTGAACCGGCACGAGCACGACCCCGATCGCGGCCGCGCTCTCGACGAGGCGACCATGCGCCGGGACATCGAGCTGATGAAGCGGGCGAACGTCACGGCGGTGCGCACCTCGCACTACCCGCCGCACCCCGCCTTCCTCCGCCTCTGCGACGAGCTCGGGCTCTGGGTGCTGGAGGAGTGCGACATCGAGACGCACGGCTTCATCTACGCGGGCTGGCAGGGCAACCCGCCGACCGATCCGCAGTGGCGCGACGCCCTCGTCGACCGCATCAGCCGGATGGTCGCGCGCGACCGCAGCCACCCGAGCATCGTCATCTGGTCGCTCGCGAACGAGAGCATGGTCGGCGAGTCGTTCGACGTGCTCGAGCGGGTCGTGCGCCGGCTCGATCCGAGCCGGCCGATCCACTACGAGCGGGATCCGAGCTTCCGCAACTCCGACTTCTCCTCGGCGATGTACCCCGCGCTGGAGGAGCTCGAGGCGATCGCCGAGCGGCGGGAGCCGACCCCCGAGGGCGTGGTCCCCGGCTCGCCCGACGACGCGCGCCGCCGGCGCCTGCCCTTCGTGCTCTGCGAGTACGGGCACGCGATGGGCAACGGCCCGGGCTCGCTCGACGAGTACCAGCGGATCCTCGAGTCGTCCGAGCGGATGGCCGGCGGCTTCGTCTGGGAGTGGATCGACCACGGCTTCCGCGCGACCGCCGCCGACGGGTCGGAGCACTTCCGGCACGGCGGCGACATCGACTTCCAGCCCAACGGCGGCAGCTACTGCATCGACGGGCTGCTCTTCCCCGACCGCACCCCCTCGCCCGGCCTCGCGTCACTCAAGCGGGCGATCGCGCCGGTGGCGATCGACGTGGCGGAGGGGGCGATCGCGATCCGCAGCCGGCAGGACGTCGTCGACACCGCGGCGCTGCGCTGGCGCTGGCGGATCGAGGACGACGGGGCGCTGCTCGCGGAGGGCCTGCTCGACGTCCCCGCTGTGCCGGCCCGCGGGAGCGTCGTCGTGCCGTTCACGGCGCCGGTCGCGGGCGTCCTCACCGTCTCGGCCGAGCTGGCCGAGGCGGCGCCCTGGGCGCCCGCCGGCCACGAGGTGGCGTGGGGGCAGCGGCTCGACGTGCCGCCCTCCGCCGAGCGCCGCAGCTCCGCGCGGGTCGACGACGAGGAGGGGATGCTGCGCCTCGGCGACGCCCTGCTCGACCCGCGGACCGGCCGGCTCGTCTCCCTCGGCGGCGTTCCCGTCGACGGCCCCCTCGTCGACCTCTGGCGCGCGCCGACCGAGAACGACCGCGGGCAGGGGACGCTGAACGCTCTCGCCGCGAGCTGGTCGGCCGTCGGCCTCGACCGCGTCCTGCACCGCACCGTCTCCGTGGAGCGCGACGAGCACTCCATCACCGTGACCACCCGGAGCGGACCGGCGACCCAGACGCTCGCCGCGCTCAGCCGCCTGGTCTGGACGGCGGAGGAGGGGGCGCTGCACCTCGCCGCGCGCTTCGCGTTCACCGGCGCCTGGCAGGACACTCCGCACGGCCACCACTCGGTGACTCCGCCGCGCCTGGGCCTCCGCCTGACGCTCCCGGGCGGCTACGCGGACGCCGACTGGCTCGGCCGCGGTCCCGGCGAGTCCTACGCCGACACCGTCGACGCCGTCCGCTTCGGCCGCTTCGCCGCGAGCATCGACGCCCTGCAGACGCCGTACGTCGTGCCGCAGGAGAACGGCAACCACGTCGGCACCCGGCGGCTGACCCTGACCGGGCCGGGACTGCCGCCGCTCGTCGTCACCGGCGACGGCTTCGACTTCACCGCCCGCCGCTGGACGAGCGAGGCCCTCGCCGCCGCCGCGCATCCCCACGAGCTGCGCGACTCCGGCCACGTCGTGCTCGACCTCGATGTCCGCCAGCAGGGCGTCGGCAGCGCCTCCTGCGGCCCGGCGCTCCCGGAGCGCTACCGCATCCCTCTCGAGGACGCGTCCCTGGAGCTGACCTTCCGCCTCGGCTGA